AGCTTCTTAAATCCTACCAGGATAACTCTGTGTACCATCCACTGGAGCATCCTACTTCACTACTGCCTTCCTGCAGATGAACCTTCAGCACAGTAAAGACTTTCTTCTTCCCACTCTGGTTCCCTGGCAACTGTGTAATATAAACATCTCCTGCAGCAGTTTTCATGGGTGGCCAGACAATGCTGCCATTGCTCCTCGTTGGAAGCTGCTTCAGAGCCCACACCCTCCCCATTAAGCAGCACTGCAATGGAGTTACAGTGTGATTTCAAACTTAAAAGCACAGAGAGCTTGAGCACTGCCCTTATCCATCAGATCTGAGCTTTGCCCTAAACTCCAGTCTACTCCCACATGCTGGAATGTTACAGGCACTGAGCACACACTGCTGTGGGCTCTTGGGGAACATCCAAGACATTTCAGAAAGTTCAATAACACTAGGCCCTCTAAAAAGAGTATTTCCAGGAAAAGACCCTTCAGAAGGAATGTACGGATGATACTGTGCGGATGATACTGCTAACAGTGGGCATGCATGTGCTGTAAATGTCTAGTTTAAGCTTCAGAAGGGTCCTATACAGTAGGctgtcactctctctgcttcaatACAAATATGACCCATGGTCACACAGGTGGGATGCCCTTGTACCACAAAGGGCAGGGGGTTTAGAAGATCCTAAAATCTATGCTATGGACAGCTAGCTCCTCCCTGTAGTAGCCACTGCCCCCTGAGATTGACCTGCTAGGGAAACAATCAAAGTCTCAGTGTTGGCCATTGCATGTAAATCTGAATTTTACTGTTTTATGTACACACAGTGCATGAAGTGAACATGCCTTCATCTTTGAGATATCCAAGTTAGAATTTCTAATCGAACTAATGCCCTTCCCTGGCTTCAGGATGACTTCCTGCTACACATAGCTAGGGTTCAAGGGCACAGAGACCAAACTTCAAACTTATCTTTGTGTCTTCTTGTCTCCCAACAGGGTCAGTTGGGACAGAGGaaattaatgaatatttaatCCAAGAATCcaccttttcccttttttattagcatgtattatagatgagtttcattatgacagtctcacacacatataaaatgtagTTTGATCATATCCGCCTCTATACCCTCTTTGGTCCCACTCCTGTTGATCTCTTACCTCTTCCCAATTAGATTCCTTTCTagatcattctctctctctgtgtgtgtgtgtcccaaagaGTTTCATTACGATTGCTCACAGGAGCATGGGGCATCTTTGTAGTGACTATACCACTAGAGAAATTCTCTCCCATCCCAAGAAACCACCAATCGCCCTCAGCTCCTCAGGGAGGAGCAGATATCATGAGCTCCTTCCCCTCCCATGGCAGAATGGTGATAGGCCCCATCTTGTGCAGTCTAGGTAAGGCAATCATGGCTGCTGTTAGTTCATGAGGACAGTGGTCATGTCACTCTCAGAAGACAGACTCCCCAGCACTCCCCCCTTCCTCCAGCATTTGCATTTTTTCTACCGCTTTTGCTGCTGAGTCCCATGAGACTTGGAGGGGGTGACACAGATGTCCTGTCTACAGATGAGCATTCAACactcacttattctcagcactctggCCAGTTATGAGCCTCTGAATGATAACTGCTGACTGTTacagagagaagcttctctgatcgTAGCTGAGAGCAGCACTAATCTACGGGTGTAAACATTAATATATAGAAAGCAGTTTTACAGGCacaatttctctatgtagcaaaATATCAGTAGTAGGCCCCACTTGGCTATGATCTCTCTAGCCATGAGCATCTGgacaggtttacagtaccaggggCAAAATCTCTCCTGTGGAACAGGTCTCCAATCCAATTAGGAAGTAGTTGGTATTCTTCTAACAGACCTAATGCCACTATTACACAAGGGGTTACACTTTGCCTGTCATTGGTAGTGCAGTATGAAAGGTCTACAAAGGAGTAAGACTGTTCTCCTCTAGAAGTCTGCACAGAACCTTCTGGCACAATGAAATCTAGCAAGCAAAGAGGAGGGGTTCAtttcagttccagcttgatttttttcatgtgctGCAGTTAATGTGTATGGAGCCTTCTGTAATAGGGTCTTACTATCTAGgtctggtgggcaaccaagaacACTGGAAACAGCCAACACTGTTTTGGAAGCCTCAGGACCATCCTTGACCAACAATTCATAAGGAAATAGCATATTCCTGGCCATGGGGTTTAAAAACCTCATTGCTAAGGAGTAATTCGAAGACATGAAACATCTTTAAAAACCTGCATTCTTGAAAACCAGTAGGCTCAGCTCCCATGTGTAGTTTTCTCTTCATAAGTTCAGAactgtggaaggagggaaccaggTAAGAAGAGATAGCGCCAAGAGTAGGACCAGAATTCCATCCCACAGAATAAACTCTGAGTCTTGACCTCCAGACCTTCTGCCATGACCTTGGACTTTAAACCACTCTACCACCTCCTGCAGGTCAAATGGCTGAGGCTCATAGCCTAGCtctttcttggctttctctaAGCTGAAGTAATGTGTGACACCAGTTTTATACACCTCAGTGCGGGTGAGAAAAGGTTGGAAGTTGTAGAGCCTACTCAGAATGAAATGGGTCATCTCTACTAGGAAAGCAAAGCAGTAGATGAGGGTGAATGGCAGGCGGATGGATGGGAATGTGTAGCCCAGGCCCTCAACCAGTGGCCGAAAGAATTCAAAGTTATTCACAGGCCTACCATCTGAGATGAAATAGGGCTGCCCAGAGGCTACATGGCCCTTGTCAGCTTTTAGAGCCTCGGAGGCCAGAATGTGAGCTTTCACCAGGTTGTCCACATGAACAAACTCAACCAGGCTATTGGGATCCCCAAATATAAATCTGAACAGGCCCCTCTCAATGTAACTCACTATCCTGGGAAGGTGCCTTTGCTCTCCCACCCCATAGATACCAGCTGGCCTTAGTGCACAGGTTCTGAGGACACCATTGCCTTGCTTGAAGGCCGAGCCATCGGCTTCCAGCACCTTCTTCTCTGCAATAGATTTGGTCCGGGAGTAGTGATCTGGGTGCAGGTGAAGAGGCAGGTAAGGAAGAGACTCATCCCCATTTCTGATGACTTGACCTCCAAAGACGACGTTGACTGTGCTTGTGTAAACTAACCTGGGCACTCCTCTCTCCAGGCAGGTCTGGAGGATGTTGTTTGTGCCACCCACGTTGACCTCTTCAATCAGGGTTTTGTTCAGTTGCTCCCTCCCAGACATACCATAAGAGGCGACGTGGAACACACATGCAATGTCAGTGTCCCGGAAGGCCATCTCCACATCAGAGAGGCAACAGATATCCCCACGGATGAACCTGATTCCCTCCGGAAGGTTCTGAGCAGGTTGGCTGATGTCAAACAGAATCACACGGACTCCTTTCTGGTTCAGAGCACAGCCGAGGCTGAGGCGAGAAAGATCAGTGTTAGATCAGGCCACCCTCCAGCGGTGTCTAGGGAAAGTGTATAAAATAACTGGCCAATAAGGCAGGGCTCACCCGAGTCTTGTTAACTCATGCTGAGTCACCTATCTTATGTATTCATTGCTACAGGTCTCATTtaaattttggggaaaaaaaaaaaaacaacccaggaATCCTCTCAACAACATAAATGACAACGGCGTCTCTGTGACAGAACGCCTACTGTAGTGCAAAAGCATCTCCCAGGGTCTCAGGCTATTGAGAATTTGGTGTCCAGCtagtggtgctgttttgggagtTTATAGAATCTTAAGAGTtggaaccttgctggaggaagtgggccaCCAGAGACGGGCCTTGAGTATGATAGACAGACCCAGCTTCCTGTTGGTTTTCTGCTTTCCAATTTCAGGGGCACTATGAGCAGCTGTCTCACGCTCCTCTACCATGTCCTCCCCTTGTGAGGGTCTGCATCCCTTTGAACCTTGAGTCCAGttaaactccccccccccccgccttaaATTACTTCTTgttaggtatttggtcacagtgatgagaaaagaaacaaatacggCTTAAAAAATATCTTTGGTGAAATGAATAATCATCAGGCCCCAATTtacaggttttaaaaatattttttcttgaagTGGAATAAATCTGTGCTTTTCGATTTTCAAGTCTAAGCAGTGAGCACCCAAGTTTGCTTCTGTTTTAGCACCATACAGATACGTCAAAGCCCATGAGACTTGAAAACTATCCAGTAAAATAACCCCATGAGGATATTTTGTAGAAGAACTGACCGGAAGCCAAAATATCCACCTCCTCCTGTTATGAGGACGGTTTCCTCTGAGAACCTTGGGGAGTCCATAGGAGACAGCAAAGGGACAACTGGACCTGCAAGAGGATTCAACAACATTATGACCCTGTATAAACATGTTCCATCTTGATTCTGAGCTAACAAGAAGAAAAAGGTGGTTGGCTTGCTACTCAGTGGTAGCACACGTATCCAGCATGTGTGAATCTCCGGTTACATGGCCAGCACTGAGAAACCCAACCCAAACAACAGAATCTGTTAGTGTAGGAGAAACTTTGAGACACGCAGCTCCAGTCACGCCTCTGCTACTTTAGCTGCACCCTTCACTTCTTGGCTGAGACACCCTGTTCTCTCTAAACCTTACTTTCCTGTAAGCTATGTGCTGTTCTATTTCAGGATGTCTTCACGCTTCTAGAAAAGGAGCAGCACATAGCAGAGAGAGTGAAGACAAAGAGATATGCTGTGACACTCCCTACTAGCATCACACAGCCCCCTTACCGCCACCCCTGCCTCTACCAAAAAAGTACCATTGTCACTCTATTTTCCAgcccagaataaaaaaaaaaaactctcccaTGCATAACCAATGGATAGTTGACACCATGAGCCcatactcttaacccctgaaacATGGACTTGGGGGAAAGTGGATGGTGTTTGGG
The DNA window shown above is from Cricetulus griseus strain 17A/GY chromosome 3, alternate assembly CriGri-PICRH-1.0, whole genome shotgun sequence and carries:
- the Sdr42e1 gene encoding short-chain dehydrogenase/reductase family 42E member 1, giving the protein MDSPRFSEETVLITGGGGYFGFRLGCALNQKGVRVILFDISQPAQNLPEGIRFIRGDICCLSDVEMAFRDTDIACVFHVASYGMSGREQLNKTLIEEVNVGGTNNILQTCLERGVPRLVYTSTVNVVFGGQVIRNGDESLPYLPLHLHPDHYSRTKSIAEKKVLEADGSAFKQGNGVLRTCALRPAGIYGVGEQRHLPRIVSYIERGLFRFIFGDPNSLVEFVHVDNLVKAHILASEALKADKGHVASGQPYFISDGRPVNNFEFFRPLVEGLGYTFPSIRLPFTLIYCFAFLVEMTHFILSRLYNFQPFLTRTEVYKTGVTHYFSLEKAKKELGYEPQPFDLQEVVEWFKVQGHGRRSGGQDSEFILWDGILVLLLALSLLTWFPPSTVLNL